A genomic window from Leptospira fletcheri includes:
- a CDS encoding aldo/keto reductase, with translation MKRKKLGKNGPEVSSVGLGCMGMSDFYGSKATRDDRESISTIHAALDAGIDYLDTGDFYGMGHNELLVAAAIRDRRDKAFLSVKFGALRSHNGAFLGFDTRPNAVKTFAAYSLQRLGVEVIDLYQPARVDPSVPIEDTVGAVADLIKEGKVRYLGLSEANAEQIRRAHSVHPVSALQIEYSLATRLIETNILPTIRELGIGLVPYGIVGRGLLTGNIFGGLPQSDYRNHLPRFQGENLAKNLERVTILQDLANSKGCTAAQIAIAWVLSRGEDIVPLISTSKRERLAENLKALEVPLTSEELEKLDRTFAEGAISGDRYPAPQMGMVAK, from the coding sequence ATGAAACGGAAAAAATTAGGTAAGAACGGACCCGAAGTATCCTCGGTCGGTTTGGGCTGCATGGGCATGTCCGACTTTTACGGTTCTAAGGCGACACGCGACGATCGGGAAAGTATTTCCACGATTCACGCTGCTTTGGATGCGGGTATCGATTATCTGGACACCGGCGACTTTTACGGGATGGGGCATAACGAACTCCTAGTGGCCGCCGCGATCCGGGATAGAAGAGACAAGGCTTTTTTAAGCGTGAAGTTCGGTGCATTACGTTCCCATAATGGAGCGTTTTTAGGCTTCGATACGAGACCTAACGCGGTGAAAACGTTTGCCGCTTATTCTCTACAGAGACTCGGAGTGGAAGTCATCGATTTGTACCAACCGGCCCGTGTGGATCCTTCGGTTCCGATCGAAGATACGGTAGGCGCCGTGGCTGATCTGATCAAGGAAGGCAAAGTAAGATATTTGGGTCTTTCGGAGGCGAATGCGGAGCAGATCCGGAGAGCGCATAGCGTTCATCCGGTAAGCGCTCTTCAGATCGAATACTCTTTGGCGACTCGGTTGATCGAAACGAATATCCTTCCTACGATCCGCGAGTTAGGGATAGGTCTTGTACCTTACGGCATCGTGGGGAGAGGTCTCTTGACGGGGAATATTTTCGGCGGTTTGCCTCAATCCGATTATCGAAATCATTTACCAAGGTTTCAAGGAGAGAATCTCGCCAAGAATTTGGAACGGGTCACGATTCTACAGGATTTGGCGAATTCGAAAGGCTGTACTGCGGCTCAGATCGCCATCGCTTGGGTACTATCCAGAGGAGAGGACATCGTTCCCTTGATCAGTACGAGCAAGCGGGAAAGGCTAGCCGAAAACTTAAAAGCACTTGAAGTTCCTCTGACCTCGGAGGAGCTTGAAAAATTAGATCGAACCTTTGCGGAGGGAGCCATTTCGGGGGACAGATACCCCGCACCTCAGATGGGTATGGTCGCCAAGTAG
- a CDS encoding TetR family transcriptional regulator: MPRTGLSQEELKQTALDTAEKMIRKYGFDKTHLVDIAKEIGVSHPILYRLFPDKAALVDAVSERWLNRIDEELAGIASKKGTAKQRLHSWFLALHRLKREKVSMDPELYRAFNTSAELRRPVVVRHLENALDQLRSILESGIRSGEFSKKDPKVLASVLFQGTLGFHHPKLVLDHLESDREPLLKQVVEVLLKGIA, encoded by the coding sequence ATGCCAAGGACCGGCCTATCCCAGGAAGAATTAAAACAAACCGCTTTGGATACGGCAGAAAAGATGATCCGCAAGTATGGGTTTGACAAGACCCATCTTGTGGATATCGCCAAAGAAATCGGGGTAAGTCATCCGATCCTATATAGATTGTTCCCGGATAAGGCGGCCCTAGTGGACGCGGTCTCGGAGCGTTGGTTGAACCGGATCGACGAAGAGCTTGCAGGGATCGCTTCCAAAAAAGGGACCGCAAAGCAGCGTTTGCATTCCTGGTTTCTCGCTTTGCACCGCCTCAAACGGGAGAAAGTTTCGATGGATCCCGAGTTGTACCGAGCCTTCAATACCTCCGCGGAGTTGAGACGTCCGGTCGTCGTCCGTCACCTCGAGAACGCCCTGGATCAATTGCGATCCATTTTGGAATCCGGGATCCGTTCGGGCGAGTTTTCGAAGAAGGACCCCAAAGTCCTCGCTTCGGTTCTGTTTCAAGGAACCCTCGGATTCCATCACCCGAAACTGGTTTTGGATCATCTGGAATCGGATCGTGAACCTTTGTTAAAACAGGTCGTAGAAGTTCTATTGAAAGGGATCGCATAA
- a CDS encoding metal-sensing transcriptional repressor, with protein MKEIDVRTQLVHRIHRIQGQLEAIEKGLFDDKADCEKTLMQLKASSQALKKFGEAYMHAYMDKCFTEKRGSSNIKENVRKAIRTAFSI; from the coding sequence ATGAAGGAAATCGACGTTCGGACTCAACTAGTACATAGAATCCATAGGATTCAAGGCCAATTAGAAGCGATCGAAAAAGGTCTCTTCGACGACAAGGCGGATTGTGAAAAAACCCTGATGCAATTAAAAGCATCCAGTCAGGCTTTGAAAAAATTCGGGGAAGCGTATATGCACGCGTACATGGACAAATGTTTTACGGAAAAGAGAGGGAGCTCGAATATTAAGGAGAACGTAAGAAAGGCGATCCGGACCGCATTCTCCATCTGA
- a CDS encoding efflux RND transporter permease subunit, translated as MNHESNTPESGFAGRVSSFFIKSKLTPVFSIASVLLGLFAVAMTPKEEEPQISVPMIDIRIANPGFGPKETERNVVEPIERAVWGLEGVEYVYSASSDHGALVTVRFKVGEPLEPSLVKIHHSLMELRPSLPPNVQEPVIRSYTIDDVPFLALTFSSAKRDDFSLRTAIAPLARELSSTPDIARTELLGGRKKSIRVVADPNRMRLHGLSISEIAEGIGANNAFVLSGKNWGKDFLYDVEVGTPISNRTQVEATPISTRGGRVLRVGDVAETKEGPEERTRESVLLDKKLGSEPRNAVTLVFSKRKGTDITNLSKELIQRAENFTEALPKDVSLSVLRDYGATAGAKSNELIEHLLIATFSVAALIALWMGLRASFIVSVSIPVTLALTLSLYYFLGYTLNRVTLFALIFSIGILVDDAIVVLENIERHLKSNPKGAFLNTILRAVGEVGNPTILATFTVIAAILPMAFVRGLMGPYMKPIPVGASLAMILSLLVAFVVTPWAANRFLKTSSHRNDNVKTESKLNRIYENITAWLLYSRKNALLFGLAILVLLLSAFSLVALKFVKVKMLPFDDKEEFQVLIDYEPRTTLEESMRSSKELAKIIASDRNVEKVQIFVGDSAPFSFSGMVKHSFLRSKEWQADLHVVLTPKKERKSKSHSIIESLRPPISKFGKEHNAVTKVLEIPPGPPVLATFVAEVYGPTEEIRRDIASELLDLLRTQKGTADIDSSLRLQRPSVLYPFDYRTAGALGVKASTLARNANLVFRETELLSLSNTDSPEEVPVSLSLSDSARSSKNPFIGLNLSTMQSGTVSAEKTVGPSAIRNNRTLHRKNLRSLEYVTAEFTGKEEAPVYGILNLSDQVKYPTATLEAPPSNGSPTVKWDGEWFITYEVFRDLGIAFAVVMVIIYLLVLGWFQDYMIPLIIMAPIPISLIGILPGHWITGAYFTATSMIGFIAGAGIIVRNSIILVDFIRTETETGIELKRAVINAGLVRFRPMLLTASAVVVGSSVMLFDPIFQGLAVSLIFGEIAATLLSRFSIPALYYWFLMGKRQKAAVQ; from the coding sequence ATGAACCATGAATCTAATACTCCCGAATCCGGATTTGCAGGACGAGTGTCCTCTTTTTTCATCAAATCGAAATTGACTCCGGTGTTTTCGATCGCCAGCGTTCTGCTCGGTCTGTTTGCCGTGGCGATGACTCCGAAGGAGGAGGAGCCTCAGATTTCGGTTCCAATGATCGACATCCGGATTGCAAATCCCGGATTCGGACCGAAAGAAACGGAACGCAACGTCGTCGAGCCTATCGAAAGGGCCGTTTGGGGCTTGGAAGGCGTAGAATACGTTTACTCCGCCAGCTCGGATCACGGAGCATTGGTCACGGTACGTTTCAAAGTCGGCGAACCGTTGGAACCGTCCTTGGTAAAAATCCACCATAGCCTGATGGAACTTCGACCTTCCCTACCTCCCAACGTCCAGGAACCGGTGATTCGCTCCTACACGATAGATGACGTTCCCTTTTTGGCCCTCACATTCAGTTCGGCAAAGAGAGACGATTTTTCCCTTCGCACCGCGATCGCTCCGCTTGCTAGGGAATTGTCCAGCACTCCCGATATAGCACGTACGGAATTATTAGGCGGAAGAAAAAAATCGATCCGCGTAGTGGCTGATCCGAATCGGATGCGCCTGCACGGATTAAGCATCTCCGAAATAGCGGAAGGGATCGGAGCAAACAATGCCTTTGTTCTTTCGGGCAAAAATTGGGGAAAAGATTTTCTATACGACGTGGAGGTCGGCACTCCCATCTCCAATAGAACACAGGTAGAGGCCACTCCGATTTCGACGAGAGGAGGCAGAGTCCTCCGCGTCGGTGACGTGGCGGAAACAAAAGAAGGACCGGAAGAAAGAACCCGAGAATCCGTACTCTTGGATAAAAAATTGGGCTCCGAACCGAGAAATGCGGTCACCCTCGTTTTCTCCAAAAGAAAGGGAACGGATATAACGAATCTTTCCAAAGAGTTGATCCAAAGAGCCGAGAATTTTACCGAAGCTCTTCCGAAAGACGTTTCCTTGTCGGTACTGCGGGACTACGGCGCGACAGCGGGGGCTAAATCGAACGAGTTGATAGAGCATTTGTTGATCGCCACGTTTTCCGTCGCCGCTCTAATCGCCTTATGGATGGGTCTACGGGCTTCGTTTATCGTTTCCGTTTCCATTCCCGTCACTTTGGCCTTGACCCTATCTTTATATTACTTTTTGGGATACACGTTGAATCGAGTGACTCTGTTCGCTTTGATCTTCTCGATCGGTATCCTCGTGGACGATGCTATCGTAGTTCTGGAGAATATCGAACGACACCTGAAGTCGAACCCCAAAGGTGCATTCCTGAATACGATCCTTCGCGCGGTAGGCGAAGTAGGAAACCCAACGATACTGGCGACGTTCACGGTGATCGCGGCCATTCTCCCTATGGCGTTCGTACGGGGACTTATGGGTCCGTACATGAAACCCATTCCGGTCGGAGCAAGCCTCGCAATGATTCTTTCTCTCCTGGTCGCCTTCGTAGTGACTCCCTGGGCAGCGAATCGTTTTCTGAAAACCAGTTCCCATCGGAACGACAACGTGAAAACGGAATCCAAACTGAATCGGATCTACGAGAACATAACCGCTTGGCTTTTGTATTCCAGAAAGAACGCGCTTTTATTCGGACTCGCAATTCTAGTCCTATTACTAAGTGCCTTCTCCCTAGTTGCATTAAAATTCGTGAAAGTAAAGATGCTCCCTTTCGATGACAAAGAGGAATTTCAGGTTTTGATCGATTATGAACCGAGGACCACCTTGGAAGAGTCGATGAGATCTTCCAAGGAACTTGCCAAAATCATAGCCTCCGATAGGAATGTGGAAAAAGTGCAGATTTTCGTAGGAGATTCGGCACCTTTCTCTTTTTCAGGAATGGTCAAACATAGTTTTCTCAGGAGTAAGGAATGGCAGGCGGATCTTCACGTCGTCCTGACTCCCAAAAAAGAAAGAAAATCGAAAAGTCACTCTATCATAGAATCCTTAAGACCTCCGATATCGAAGTTCGGAAAAGAGCATAACGCTGTGACCAAGGTTCTGGAAATTCCCCCCGGGCCTCCCGTGCTCGCCACCTTTGTCGCGGAAGTCTATGGACCTACGGAAGAGATCCGTCGCGATATCGCTTCCGAACTTCTGGACCTTCTCCGGACACAAAAAGGAACAGCGGACATCGATTCGAGCCTTAGATTACAGAGACCCAGCGTCCTTTATCCGTTCGATTATAGGACGGCAGGAGCCTTAGGAGTCAAGGCATCCACCCTCGCCCGGAACGCCAATCTGGTCTTCAGAGAAACGGAACTTTTGTCCCTCTCTAATACGGACTCTCCGGAGGAGGTACCTGTTTCGCTTTCCCTTTCGGATTCCGCCCGCAGTTCCAAAAATCCTTTTATAGGTTTGAATCTTTCCACCATGCAAAGCGGAACCGTATCCGCGGAGAAAACCGTAGGGCCTTCGGCCATCCGAAACAATCGGACACTGCACCGGAAAAATCTCAGATCCTTGGAATACGTTACGGCGGAATTTACGGGAAAAGAGGAAGCTCCCGTGTACGGAATCCTGAATCTTTCGGATCAGGTAAAATATCCGACCGCCACCCTCGAAGCTCCTCCCTCCAACGGATCACCGACCGTCAAGTGGGATGGAGAATGGTTCATTACGTACGAAGTGTTCAGAGATCTAGGAATCGCGTTCGCCGTCGTAATGGTGATCATCTATCTGTTGGTTCTGGGATGGTTTCAGGATTATATGATCCCGTTGATCATCATGGCTCCCATCCCTATATCGTTGATCGGGATTCTACCCGGACATTGGATTACCGGAGCGTATTTTACGGCAACCTCTATGATCGGATTCATCGCCGGAGCCGGGATCATAGTGCGGAACTCGATCATTTTGGTCGATTTCATCCGAACGGAAACGGAAACAGGGATAGAGTTAAAACGAGCGGTCATCAACGCCGGCTTAGTCAGATTCCGTCCCATGCTTTTGACTGCTTCCGCTGTGGTCGTCGGAAGCTCCGTTATGCTCTTTGATCCGATTTTTCAGGGCCTCGCGGTTTCCCTGATTTTCGGAGAGATCGCGGCGACCTTATTGAGCCGGTTTTCGATCCCGGCACTATATTATTGGTTCTTAATGGGAAAAAGACAAAAAGCCGCAGTACAATAA
- a CDS encoding TolC family protein, translating into MKVAFSAAIPLIVFIGYSPLFAEESKFGFAALWEKVRTHSPAVKAKALEVRAAEISKENSEYHWIPRVYTDLRNYNTNDPGLNFQGKLGQRAANEGDFSTASVRQRPSNFLDSNNLPYQNLNSNSLNLAAKDTLNHPGSNTYSRGTLGVDLALYEGGAKKNSTILKQKNLEGNRFEEQHILKKEYYETSIAFQTIESSYEMERKIEELIKKSDRFLRSYRIGASGNPLDKSGALALQSLRLKLESMKSDFSARRQAAEEIIQMLSGDPFQRDPARKWEGGIRFAELHLPLPDRKTGGKTPLSEAYSAYAEGAEIAVNFERSRFLPKVGVYAEAYAYDGSRSTATSYNTGIYLQMNLLNPGDIGAVKEAKSKSAAANKKAEEIRAKEETNFRVLLLQEESLKNGLTLTSEALKNQEEQLELNLGLFRNGTLQSVQIAEVFGRTVDVLREKYVLESEYLKVRAGLNMYNHLEK; encoded by the coding sequence ATGAAGGTCGCGTTTTCCGCAGCAATTCCTCTGATCGTTTTTATCGGATATTCGCCGCTCTTCGCGGAGGAATCGAAATTCGGATTCGCGGCCCTTTGGGAAAAAGTAAGAACCCATTCCCCTGCCGTTAAAGCCAAGGCTCTGGAAGTTCGGGCGGCAGAAATCTCCAAGGAGAATTCAGAATACCATTGGATTCCCAGGGTCTATACGGATTTAAGAAATTATAATACGAACGACCCGGGACTGAATTTCCAAGGGAAATTGGGCCAGCGGGCCGCAAACGAAGGGGATTTTTCCACCGCCAGCGTGCGTCAACGTCCTTCCAATTTTCTGGATTCCAACAACCTTCCCTATCAGAATCTGAACTCGAATTCCCTGAACCTTGCCGCCAAGGACACTTTGAACCATCCGGGAAGCAATACGTATTCGAGAGGAACCTTAGGAGTGGATTTAGCCCTGTACGAGGGCGGGGCCAAGAAAAACTCCACGATATTGAAACAAAAGAACCTGGAAGGGAACAGATTCGAAGAACAACACATTCTAAAAAAGGAATATTATGAAACTTCGATCGCATTTCAAACGATAGAAAGTTCCTACGAGATGGAGCGAAAAATCGAGGAATTGATCAAAAAATCGGATCGTTTTTTAAGATCCTATAGGATCGGAGCATCCGGGAATCCTTTGGACAAGTCCGGAGCTCTCGCCTTACAATCCTTGAGATTGAAATTGGAATCGATGAAATCCGATTTTTCGGCTCGCAGACAAGCCGCTGAGGAAATCATACAAATGCTCAGTGGAGATCCCTTCCAAAGGGATCCGGCCCGAAAATGGGAAGGTGGGATCCGATTTGCGGAACTCCACCTACCGCTTCCCGATCGCAAAACGGGAGGAAAAACCCCACTCTCGGAAGCATATTCCGCCTATGCCGAAGGAGCGGAAATCGCGGTGAATTTCGAAAGATCGCGTTTTTTGCCGAAAGTGGGCGTTTATGCGGAAGCTTACGCTTATGACGGAAGCAGAAGCACCGCAACTTCGTATAATACCGGAATTTATTTGCAGATGAACTTGTTGAACCCTGGCGACATCGGCGCCGTCAAGGAAGCGAAAAGCAAATCCGCAGCCGCCAACAAAAAAGCGGAAGAGATCCGCGCCAAAGAAGAGACCAATTTCAGAGTCCTGCTTTTGCAGGAAGAGTCCCTAAAGAACGGTCTTACGCTTACCTCGGAAGCTTTGAAAAACCAGGAAGAACAACTCGAATTAAATCTTGGGCTGTTCCGAAATGGAACCTTACAATCCGTTCAGATAGCGGAAGTTTTCGGTCGGACTGTCGACGTTCTGCGGGAAAAATACGTTCTCGAATCCGAATACTTAAAGGTAAGAGCCGGACTCAACATGTATAATCATTTAGAGAAATAG
- a CDS encoding YgaP family membrane protein translates to MTNSKKWHLERLLFLIAGSFSLVGLAVGFFISPWGYALNLLVAVNMILNATVGFCPMAIPLKSFGVKSCDYRLTGEN, encoded by the coding sequence ATGACGAATTCTAAAAAATGGCACCTCGAAAGACTCCTCTTCCTGATAGCAGGGTCCTTTTCCCTCGTCGGACTGGCGGTCGGCTTTTTTATAAGCCCTTGGGGATACGCGCTCAACCTCTTAGTAGCGGTAAATATGATCCTGAACGCGACCGTCGGGTTCTGCCCTATGGCAATCCCATTGAAGTCCTTCGGAGTAAAAAGCTGCGACTATCGTCTTACCGGCGAGAATTGA
- a CDS encoding OmpP1/FadL family transporter, translating into MLYAKPRKIFPLFPITLVLLIASQDLISVGIFQPSHNARYGGMGGTNLAIGGSPMDIGTNPANLGLSSKKELEFGVSLPYIRSTYKDQFLDSDPSLAYENSQKYNVLAPLPYLALRVPLSERLTYGVGIYIPGGGNGNVNQLFRATPNGQSFQNWSGLNISGPIGDSKRIKESYSSTFYVAKNTHALSYKIGNLLIGAGLEVIYAHQVAEQKYYDPTGTFQLQGQGFYYRSQNAFSAGGIFGLTYRISDSFKAAYSYQTSARLPLDGDMQVGANPGRTGVSASFFLPERHGLGFSYGKENFRVGVDFLYYNYSSYDTTYKQVLASSWYPTVFGNTNTVPQNIDYHDSWAAGIGGEYESDSWIYRAGARHNAGVLRSDGTNALQAGIMVQDLASLGLGYKSGKWKFDMTFLYYFPLQTKGKPSSDWTLVHSVFSATDVRIQEFRHSLKSDIPAFMFGASRTFD; encoded by the coding sequence ATGCTCTACGCGAAGCCTCGCAAAATCTTTCCGCTTTTCCCGATCACCCTAGTTCTCTTAATCGCGAGCCAAGATCTTATTTCCGTAGGGATATTTCAACCTTCCCACAACGCTCGGTACGGTGGAATGGGCGGCACAAATCTAGCGATAGGCGGATCTCCTATGGATATAGGAACGAATCCCGCAAATTTAGGCCTGAGTTCCAAAAAGGAACTGGAATTCGGAGTGTCTTTGCCTTACATTCGGTCCACTTATAAAGACCAATTTCTGGATTCCGACCCGAGTCTTGCCTATGAAAATTCTCAAAAATATAATGTACTCGCTCCCCTCCCTTATCTAGCCCTCAGGGTACCCCTATCCGAGCGATTGACGTACGGAGTCGGAATATACATTCCGGGAGGTGGGAACGGGAACGTAAACCAATTATTCCGTGCAACTCCGAATGGACAAAGTTTCCAAAATTGGTCCGGTTTGAATATTTCCGGTCCGATCGGAGACTCGAAACGGATCAAGGAATCCTATTCCAGCACGTTTTATGTAGCCAAAAACACTCACGCTCTCTCTTACAAGATCGGGAATCTTCTCATCGGGGCGGGCTTAGAGGTGATCTATGCTCACCAAGTCGCGGAGCAAAAATACTATGATCCTACGGGAACCTTCCAACTCCAAGGACAAGGGTTCTATTACCGAAGCCAAAACGCCTTTTCTGCGGGCGGAATTTTCGGCCTTACCTACCGGATCTCCGACTCTTTCAAAGCGGCATATTCCTACCAAACCTCCGCAAGATTGCCTCTGGATGGGGACATGCAAGTGGGAGCCAACCCTGGGCGAACGGGAGTCTCCGCTTCCTTCTTTCTTCCGGAAAGACACGGACTCGGATTCTCTTATGGAAAGGAAAATTTTCGGGTCGGAGTGGACTTTCTATATTACAATTATAGTTCGTACGATACCACATACAAACAGGTCTTGGCTTCCTCCTGGTACCCGACCGTTTTCGGGAACACGAATACCGTCCCCCAAAACATAGATTATCACGATTCTTGGGCGGCCGGCATAGGAGGAGAATATGAATCCGACTCCTGGATTTATCGAGCCGGAGCCAGACATAACGCAGGAGTACTTCGATCCGACGGAACAAACGCACTGCAAGCCGGGATCATGGTGCAGGATCTAGCCTCCCTTGGGCTCGGATACAAATCCGGAAAATGGAAGTTCGATATGACCTTCTTGTATTACTTCCCCTTGCAAACGAAAGGCAAACCGTCTAGCGATTGGACCTTGGTTCATTCCGTCTTTAGTGCGACCGACGTTCGCATACAGGAATTTAGACATTCCTTGAAATCGGATATTCCGGCATTCATGTTCGGAGCCAGCCGCACATTCGATTAA
- a CDS encoding oxygenase MpaB family protein, with the protein MEPSELRSLRQETDPLADGVVQKYFQESSFDRSKTLFFFDFLAKNSNPIPPGLPPYFEDYFKESEVLPDWTDPQQIARAQGIFSRFGPQILMMLCVKSLPMAYSCGNGAQVLLKTGRLVEQKGSVSGVNRRLMETTQFVISILQLSGLGPDGRGVRVAQKVRLMHASIRYFLAQGGDWNPEWGSPINQEDMAGTLQSFSSLVLQGLDLSGIKLTIEEKDSFVHLWRVVGHILGVKPELCPEGYEAAYALGESIFLDQRKASEAGHILTQSLIDFMEYMLPGNIFDGLPLYFLQTYTGEETSKALGLPWPPKDDLGTFIEKIFVDLDLKADDGSGFSKLSSYFATKLLFSMDHFYYDGKKAKFWIPPSLRGDWGI; encoded by the coding sequence ATGGAACCAAGCGAACTCAGATCCCTGAGGCAAGAAACGGATCCTTTGGCTGACGGGGTCGTGCAAAAATATTTCCAAGAGTCCTCGTTTGACAGGTCTAAAACCTTATTTTTCTTCGACTTCTTAGCCAAGAATTCCAATCCGATCCCTCCGGGTCTTCCTCCCTACTTCGAAGATTATTTCAAAGAATCAGAAGTTCTACCGGACTGGACGGACCCGCAACAGATCGCTAGGGCGCAGGGTATATTTAGTCGCTTTGGACCTCAGATCCTGATGATGCTTTGCGTTAAGTCCTTACCGATGGCTTACTCCTGCGGAAACGGCGCTCAAGTTCTTTTGAAAACCGGAAGACTGGTCGAGCAGAAAGGTTCCGTATCCGGCGTGAACCGTCGTCTGATGGAGACGACCCAGTTCGTGATCTCCATATTGCAGTTGAGCGGACTCGGACCGGATGGAAGAGGAGTGAGAGTCGCTCAAAAAGTCCGGCTGATGCACGCGTCGATCCGTTATTTTCTCGCGCAAGGCGGAGATTGGAATCCGGAATGGGGAAGCCCGATCAACCAGGAGGATATGGCCGGAACATTGCAATCTTTTTCGAGCCTGGTTCTCCAAGGATTGGATCTTTCCGGAATCAAATTAACGATAGAAGAAAAAGATTCCTTCGTTCATCTTTGGAGAGTGGTAGGGCATATTTTAGGCGTAAAACCGGAACTTTGTCCCGAAGGATACGAAGCGGCTTACGCCCTCGGAGAATCCATTTTTTTGGACCAAAGAAAGGCATCGGAAGCGGGGCATATCCTGACCCAGTCTTTGATCGACTTTATGGAATACATGCTCCCCGGAAACATATTCGATGGTTTGCCTCTTTATTTTCTCCAGACCTATACGGGAGAAGAGACTTCCAAGGCCTTAGGCTTGCCTTGGCCGCCTAAGGATGATTTGGGGACCTTTATCGAAAAGATCTTCGTGGATCTGGATCTGAAAGCGGACGATGGCAGCGGCTTCAGCAAACTCTCCTCTTATTTTGCGACAAAGCTGTTGTTCTCGATGGATCATTTTTACTACGACGGTAAGAAGGCCAAATTTTGGATTCCGCCGTCGCTCAGGGGAGACTGGGGGATTTAA